Part of the Halalkalicoccus subterraneus genome, CGGTGTCGACGTTCGTGATCGGGATCTGGTGGCACATCGGGATCGTCTCCCAGGTGTGTTTGACCGCCTGAATCGCTCCCACCCGCGCGGTCGCGAGCACGTCACCCTTCTTCGTACTGTTCTCGCGGATCGCCTCGACCGTCGATTCACTCAGACAGATCTCCCCGACGGCGACCGCCCGGCGGCCGGTGTCGGGCTTCTCGCCGACGTCGACCATTCTCGCCTCGCCCGATTCGTCGACGTGGGTCAGGTCCTCGTCACTCATCGTCGTCCCCCCAGATCACCCGCGGTAGTTCATCGAGCAAGTCCGAAGCGAGCAGTCCGCCGCCCTTATCGAGGCGTTCCGCCGCTCGACCGTTGGCGTAGGAGGCGGCCGCCGCGGCGTCCAGTGGATCGTTCCCCTTCATGAACGCGGCGGTGATACCTGCAAGAGTATCGCCGGTCCCGCCGACGGTCATGCCCGGCATACCCGCCGTCGAAACCCGGGTGCGCTCGCCGTCCGAGACCACGTCGGCCTCGGCCTTCGCCATTACGACGTGGCCCAGATCGGCGGCGAACGACTCGATCTCGTCGGCTCCCGCCTCCAGATCGTCGAGGTCGGGCCCGCCCATTTCCGCCAACTCCTTGCGGTTGGGCGTACAGACCAGCGTCGCCTCCGTCTCCACGTCAGGAACGATCGAGAGTGCGTCGGCGTCGACGACCATCGGCCCCTCGAACTCCTCAAGAAAAGTGCGAGCGGCCTCGAGGGTCTCGTCGGCAGTACCGAGACCCGGACCCAGAACGACCACGTCGTCGTGTTTCGTGGCGGTGTCGATCAGACCCTCTACCACCTCGGGAGTGAGGCGATCGCTTTCGTACTCCTGGACGATCAGGTCCTCGGCGTAGCCCGCGAGCACGCCCTTGATGGACTCGGGACAGGCCAGAAACGAGAGGTCAGCGCCCGAGCGAAGCGCCGCCTGCGCCGAGAGCGCGGGCGCACCCGTGTAAGGCCCGCCGCCGATGACGAAGACCCTGGTTTCGGTCCCGGGAGCCGGCGAGCCGAGTTCGAGGTCGCCGGGCCCGACGTAGCGCTCGGCCGCCGAGGGAATCCCGATGTCGGCGACGGTCACCTCACAGTCGAGGTCGGCCAGCCCCGTTTTCCCGTCGTGGAAGGTGACGACGCGGTCGGCCTCGACGGCGCTTTCCGGTACGTCTCCCGAGTCGGCGTCCACGCCTGACGGAACGTCGACCGAGACGACGGTGGCCTCGGCGGCGTTGATCTCGTGGGCCGCGGTGGCCTCGGGCTCTCGGAGTTCGCCGCTGATCCCGGTCCCGAGCATCCCGTCGACGACGACCTCGGGGTCGCCCAGGTCGAGATCCGTCGAGTCGGAGACGCTTTCACAGGAATAGCCGGCGGCTTCGAGCGCCTCCCAGTTCTCGCGGGCGATGTCGGTCGAGATCGTCTCGGGCCGACCGAGCAGGAGGATCGAGACGTCGTACTCGTCGAGGAATCGTGCGGCGACCAAGGCGTCCCCGCCGTTGTTCCCGCGGCCGGCGACCACAGTTATGGAATCGCCCTCGCTTGCCGCCTTCCGTACCGCGCGGGCGACGGCGTTCCCGCTCGACTCCATGAGCTGTTTTCGAGGCACGCCGAGCGCTGCGGCGTTGCGGTCGACCGCTCCCATCCGTGCTGCCGTGATCATACGCGGGCTTCGGCCGGGCGACCGTTGAAGATTGCGGACGGCGCGACGACACCCTCATTTCACGCCGGGCCCTTCCGTCGGTGTGAACGTCTTCTGGCTCGATGAGGACCCCCGGCTGGCCGCGCGGTATCACTGCGATCAGCACGTCAACAAGATGTTGCTGGAGGCGGCGCAGGTGCTCTGTACGGCGGCCAGGGAACACGGGTACGAGGCGGAGTTCCTCTACCGGTCGACCCACACCGGCCACCCGGTCACGAAGTGGGCCGGCGAGTCGCGGGAAAACTGGCTTCGGCTTCGCGAACACGCGGAGGCGCTCAACGACGAGTTCACGGAGCGCTACGGACACGACGACGCTCACGCCAGTTGGGCGGTCATCGAGCGGATCGACCCCGACCGGATCGAGTTCCCCGCGACCGAGCCGACCCCCCGCCCGCAGGCGATGCCAGAGGAGTACAGACGGGACGACGCCGTCGAGGCCTATCGGGCGTACTACGCCGGCGAGAAGGCCGCGTGGGCCGAATGGAACCACACCGAGGAGCCGCCGTGGCTCGCGGCGTACCGGACCGGGTGAACCGATCAGCGGCGGATCTCGAATCCCTCTATTCCCTCGGGATTCCCGTATTCGACCTCCACGTCCTCGACCTGCGCTGCGGCCGAGCCCTCATGACACCAGCCGACCATCGCCTCGACGTCCTCCTCGGGTCCCTCGAAGACCACCTCGACCCGGCCGTCATCCAAATTGCGTACCCAGCCCGAAACGCCGTGGTCGCGGGCGGTGTCGCGCGTGGTCGCACGGTAGTAGACGCCCTGAACGGTACCCGAGACGAAAACGTGTGCGCGCGTGTGAGCCATAGTTCCACATCACCGCCCAGCGGTAAAATTCCTGCCCGTCCTCACGAGCGCCACGCGCTGAACCGGCGGTTGAGCCCGCTCGCCCACTGCTCTACCTTCTCCAAGTTGCCGTTGATCCGCTCGCTGGCGTTGTGGAGATGGGTGAGATACCACGGCTTTCGCCAGTAGAACGACTCGATTTCGAAGGGGATTCCGTCGGGATACCGGTCGCTCTCGTAGTTCCGAAGCATCTCGCGGGTCATTTCGACGCCCCGTTCGGGACTACATCCCCTCGCAGTGTAGTGTTTGATCGGGTGGGTGTACCACGAGTACTCCCAGTGAGCGTAGACCTCGACGCTGTCACCGACGTTGTGGAGGATGACGTGCAGTTGCCAGTCGGCCAACGGCGACGCGCGCCAGGCCCACGACCCGTCCGAGACGTTGCCGTCGACCCGCACCTTCAGCGAGGAGACGAGGTTTCGGCGGAAACCCGCCGCCGCCAGCAGTTCCTCGAACTCGTCCTCGGCCATCGCAATCGTACCGACGTACTCCTCCTCGGTATTGCTGCTCATCGCGTACCCCCCGAACGACCAATCGAAAAACCGATGTATGGGCGGTTTGATGTACCGCCGGACCCTGTTCGAGAGGTCCTGTGAGGCACTCATCACTGAAAACGGAGGGGACGAACGCTTATACGTGTTGCACTCCGACCGCGTCGACTCGTGGGACGGATTCTCCCCGAGAATCGATCCGGTGCGTCCAGTTCGCCAGCGTCTTCGAGGCGTTCCGGACGAACGTTCGGTACCACGCCGGTCGCCGATAGAACGGTTTGACCTCGAAGGGGAGTCCGTCCGGGAACCGGTCGCTTCGGTGCTCGCGTAGCCACGTCCGGAGCATCGCGACGCCCGTTTCGGGCTGGTACTCGTTCATCCGGTAGCGTTGGAGGGGATGGGTGATCAACGAGTGCTCCCAGTGAGCGTAGGCCTCGACGCCGTCGTCGGATTCGTGACGGATGACGTGCAGTTGCCAGTCCGAAAGCGACGACTCGAGCCAGACCCACGACCCGTCCGAGACGTCGCCGTCGATCCTGATTTCGAGCGCGGCGTTGGCGTTGCGCTGAAACCCGAGGTCCTGTGTGAGAACGGTTTCGACGACGTCCAGCGGGAGAAATATCGTGCCGGCGTACTCGGTCTCGGTTTGTGTGACCTCGGCGTAGCCGTCGAACAATCGGTTGAACGGGTCGTCGAGCAGCGGCAGCACGTGGCGACGTATCGCGTTCGGCAGATCCGGTGGCGATCCTATCCCCGCTTAACGGTGAGAGCACGGTATCGTCCCTTCGTCACGCCGCCGTCCGGAGGTGATGGAAGACGTACGTCTGTGCGTAGCCCGCGTACTCCCCACCGAGGCGATCACGGATCGCCCGCGAGGTCTCGCGATACGAGCCCCGATCGCACTCGGGAAAGTGCTCGGCGATGGCCGAGCGGATCCACGTATCGAGCGGCACGGCCTCCAGATAGCCGAGCGAGAAGAGGAGAACGCAGTCGGCGACCTTGTTCCCGACGCCTACGAACCGGGTCAGGAACTCGCGGGCGTCCTCGTAGTCCATCCCCAGCGCGTCCTCGGGGTGGGCCTCGCCCCTCGCGACCATCTCGGCGGTCTCCTTGACGTAGGGTGCGCGATACCCAAGCGAGCAGTCTCGAAGCTCCTCGACGCTCACGCTCGCGAGCTGTTCGGGCGTTGGAAAGGCGTGGTAGGTCCGTCCCTCGACGTCCATGCTCGCCCCGAAGCGCTCGGCCAGCGTCGTCTGCATCCCGTGGATCCGCGCGACGCGCATCTGGGCCGAACAGATGAAGGAGATCAGGCACGGGAAGGCAGGATCGTCAACGATCCGCAGTCCGCGGTGGGCGGCGTAGGCCTCATGCAGGAGGGGCTCGTCGGGGCCGCTCGCGACGATCGCGGCGAGATCGTCATCGAGGCGCAGCAGTTCTCGAAGAACGGGTTCGGCGTCGGTCGTCGCCTCCCATTCGAGGCTCCCGTCGGCCTGACGAACCCGGACGAACTCGTCGTCGACGATCGTGTGATACCACCCGCCCGCGTGGTCCTCGTACATCCGACCGTCCGCGCGCCGCCAGTGGTACGACTGGCCGCTCTCGAGGGTCGCTCGGAGGTCGAGACCGCCCGGACACGTCTCGATCGGGATCGTCCCGCGTTCCATCGCCCGTTCTCGGCAGCGCGTGCGTTTGTGGGTTTCGACACGCGGGCAACATTCATGCACCTGGCTCGTGATGGTCACACTAGCCATGGACTGTCGAGTTGTCGTCGAGGCCGCCGTCCCGGTTTACGACGTCTCCACGGCCGACGAAGCCGTACGGATCGCCATCTCGAAGACGGGCGAGATGCTCAATCCCGATCTGAACTACGTCGAGATCTCGATGGGCGAACGCACGTCACCGAGCGGCGAGGAGCTCGAACCCGTCTTCATCGTCGCCGACGAAGCCTTGGTCGCGCTCGAACTCGAAATGACGGTGTTCAACGTCGAGCGCGAGGAACACGCCTCGCGGATCGCCCGCAAGGAGATCGGCCAGCGCCTGCACGACATCCCGCTCGACGTTCTCTCGGTTGACGTCCTCGAAACGGACGACGACGAGGACGGGACGGATAGAAAAGACGAAACGGACGAAACCGACGACGGTTCGACCGGCGAACGGGGCGACGGCGGCGATGATGTCCTCCCCGAGTTCGACAAGCTGCTGGAGTGAGTACGGGAACGGGACGCCCAGCGAGTCGGTAGCATCGATCGCGACCGATGATGGGATCGACGGCACTCGCGCTGGTCGGCGGAGAGACCGAGAGAAAGCCTGACGTTCAGTCGGCTTGGGCCGCGACCGTTTCCTGTGTTTCGTCGGTGATATCGGATGTGATTCCGGTTGCAATAGCGAACACGGCGGCCTTGTGGTCGGTCTTCGACTTGTGAATCGAAGTCGGTCGTACGCCGAGCGAGTCGTACTCCTCGAAATCCGGAGTACCCGCGTTTTGCTCGTAATGGTTCGAAACCTCTGCCAGCAGGCCGTGAAGGTGGATGAGCTCCTGCTTTTTCATGAGCACTCTTGGGTTACGGTTGCAGGGTTATATTAGTATCCTGAGTCACTTTGCCACACATAATTCCACTGATATCAATTTATATACGACCTCATCAAATAGAACTATTCTCGGTCGGTCGGCTCCGGTCGATTCAGTCGGCCGGTTCGGGGCTCGTAGCGCCTGCGGCAGGGTTCGTGTCATCTGCCTGGAGTAGTTCCTTGTACCGGTTGCGGATGGTCACTTCGCTGATGTTCGCCACGTCGCTGACCTCGGCCTGTGTCACCTTCTCGTTGGTGAGCAGCGCGGCGGCGTAGACGGCCGCGGCGGCGAGTCCGACCGGCGACTTACCGCTGTGGATGCCGGCCTGCTTCGCGTTCGAGAGCAACTCGCGCGCGCGGTGTTCGGCCTCGTCCGAGAGTTCGAGGTCCGAGGCGAAGCGCGGGACGTAGCTCTCGGGGTCGGCGGGCTGGACCTCGAGGCCCAGTTCACGGACCACGTAGCGGTACGTGCGAGTGAGCTCCATGCGGTCGATCCGCGAGACCTGAACGATCTCGTCGAGGCTGCGCGGCGTGCCGGCCTGTCGCGCGGCGGCGTAGAGGCTCGCGGTGGCGACACCCTCGATCGACCGACCCGGTAGGAGGTCCTCTTCGAGCGCTCGGCGGTAGATCACCGAGGCGGTCTCCCGAACGTTTTTCGGCAGGCCGAGCGCGCTGGCCATCCGATCGATCTCGCCGAGCGCCTGCTTCAGGTTCCGCTCCTTGGAGTTTCGCGTACGGAAGCGCTCGTTCCAGGTGCGAAGGCGCTGCATCTTCTGGCGCTGACGATTGGAAAGCGTGTTGCCGTAGGCGTCCTTGTTCTGCCAGCCGATGTTCGTCGAGAGGCCCTTGTCGTGCATCATCGTCGTCGTGGGCGCGCCGACCCGACTCTTCTGGTCGCGCTCCGAGGAGTCGAAGGCGCGCCACTCGGGCCCGCGGTCGATCTCGTTCTCCTCGACGACGAGTCCGCAGTCCGCACAGACGGTCTCGCCGTGTTCGGTGTCCGTCTGGAGTCGCCCCCCACACTCGGGACAGGTGAGTTCGGACTCCTCCTGTTCGGTTTCTTCCGTCTGTTCTCGCTCGGTCTCGTTGACTGACTCGTCAGTGAATGTTCGCTGTTTCATTGGATTATCGTATG contains:
- a CDS encoding cyclic pyranopterin monophosphate synthase MoaC; protein product: MSDEDLTHVDESGEARMVDVGEKPDTGRRAVAVGEICLSESTVEAIRENSTKKGDVLATARVGAIQAVKHTWETIPMCHQIPITNVDT
- a CDS encoding acylphosphatase gives rise to the protein MAHTRAHVFVSGTVQGVYYRATTRDTARDHGVSGWVRNLDDGRVEVVFEGPEEDVEAMVGWCHEGSAAAQVEDVEVEYGNPEGIEGFEIRR
- a CDS encoding DUF555 domain-containing protein, whose amino-acid sequence is MDCRVVVEAAVPVYDVSTADEAVRIAISKTGEMLNPDLNYVEISMGERTSPSGEELEPVFIVADEALVALELEMTVFNVEREEHASRIARKEIGQRLHDIPLDVLSVDVLETDDDEDGTDRKDETDETDDGSTGERGDGGDDVLPEFDKLLE
- a CDS encoding UPF0058 family protein, whose translation is MKKQELIHLHGLLAEVSNHYEQNAGTPDFEEYDSLGVRPTSIHKSKTDHKAAVFAIATGITSDITDETQETVAAQAD
- a CDS encoding DNA-3-methyladenine glycosylase family protein, whose amino-acid sequence is MERGTIPIETCPGGLDLRATLESGQSYHWRRADGRMYEDHAGGWYHTIVDDEFVRVRQADGSLEWEATTDAEPVLRELLRLDDDLAAIVASGPDEPLLHEAYAAHRGLRIVDDPAFPCLISFICSAQMRVARIHGMQTTLAERFGASMDVEGRTYHAFPTPEQLASVSVEELRDCSLGYRAPYVKETAEMVARGEAHPEDALGMDYEDAREFLTRFVGVGNKVADCVLLFSLGYLEAVPLDTWIRSAIAEHFPECDRGSYRETSRAIRDRLGGEYAGYAQTYVFHHLRTAA
- a CDS encoding NAD(P)H-hydrate dehydratase → MITAARMGAVDRNAAALGVPRKQLMESSGNAVARAVRKAASEGDSITVVAGRGNNGGDALVAARFLDEYDVSILLLGRPETISTDIARENWEALEAAGYSCESVSDSTDLDLGDPEVVVDGMLGTGISGELREPEATAAHEINAAEATVVSVDVPSGVDADSGDVPESAVEADRVVTFHDGKTGLADLDCEVTVADIGIPSAAERYVGPGDLELGSPAPGTETRVFVIGGGPYTGAPALSAQAALRSGADLSFLACPESIKGVLAGYAEDLIVQEYESDRLTPEVVEGLIDTATKHDDVVVLGPGLGTADETLEAARTFLEEFEGPMVVDADALSIVPDVETEATLVCTPNRKELAEMGGPDLDDLEAGADEIESFAADLGHVVMAKAEADVVSDGERTRVSTAGMPGMTVGGTGDTLAGITAAFMKGNDPLDAAAAASYANGRAAERLDKGGGLLASDLLDELPRVIWGDDDE
- a CDS encoding transcription initiation factor IIB, with protein sequence MKQRTFTDESVNETEREQTEETEQEESELTCPECGGRLQTDTEHGETVCADCGLVVEENEIDRGPEWRAFDSSERDQKSRVGAPTTTMMHDKGLSTNIGWQNKDAYGNTLSNRQRQKMQRLRTWNERFRTRNSKERNLKQALGEIDRMASALGLPKNVRETASVIYRRALEEDLLPGRSIEGVATASLYAAARQAGTPRSLDEIVQVSRIDRMELTRTYRYVVRELGLEVQPADPESYVPRFASDLELSDEAEHRARELLSNAKQAGIHSGKSPVGLAAAAVYAAALLTNEKVTQAEVSDVANISEVTIRNRYKELLQADDTNPAAGATSPEPAD